A genomic stretch from Argiope bruennichi chromosome 2, qqArgBrue1.1, whole genome shotgun sequence includes:
- the LOC129962264 gene encoding uncharacterized protein LOC129962264 has translation MFGIKAKRGIASSFLPSKQIASIETEEQLEEIANTFETEEQLEETGNTSEKNLSGGQTENQIPKKNIEDDLQSTTSSHQVLNEKHKLISIKRVAAKENLLLQATKMLRISQNQFPPAQIGDTVRIQVPDVDRGSTDNRNVLAVVVGIEDSDFYKLANENGTLKQLYTRNKFEICKEKLLSIDKISFQEISLREAAAANSRSGGQGYTRCHCKRKCSTNKCSCKSKGLLCNSKCHNGLSCCNK, from the coding sequence ATGTTTGGCATTAAAGCGAAAAGAGGCATAGCATCGTCTTTTTTGCCTAGCAAACAAATCGCAAGTATCGAAACTGAGGAACAACTTGAAGAAATCGCCAATACTTTTGAAACCGAAGAACAGCTTGAAGAAACTGGtaatacttctgaaaaaaatttgagcGGTGGTCAAACCGAAAAccaaattccaaagaaaaatattgaagatgACTTGCAATCTACCACGTCTTCACATCAAGTTCTGAATGAAAAACACaagttaatttctataaaaagagtGGCCGCGAAAGAGAATCTTCTACTGCAAGCAACAAAAATGTTGCGAATATCACAAAATCAATTTCCTCCTGCTCAAATTGGTGATACTGTACGAATACAAGTCCCTGATGTCGACCGTGGTAGTACAGATAACCGAAATGTGTTAGCGGTTGTTGTTGGAATAGAAGACTCCGACTTTTATAAACTTGCGAATGAAAATGGTACCCTCAAGCAGCTTTACACACGTAATAAGTtcgaaatttgtaaagaaaagctCCTTTCCATAGAtaagatttcttttcaagaaatttcgCTGAGAGAAGCAGCTGCAGCTAATTCGAGAAGCGGTGGGCAAGGCTATACACGCTGTCATTGCAAAAGGAAGTGTTCCACAAATAAATGCAGTTGTAAAAGCAAGGGCCTCTTGTGCAATTCAAAGTGTCATAATGGTTTAagttgttgcaataaataa